Proteins encoded by one window of Elusimicrobiota bacterium:
- a CDS encoding transglycosylase SLT domain-containing protein, producing MIQLTENELGILDAIAMQLQVDTDDLFKLIKFESKWNPQAKNPFSSARGLIQFTDKTAAALGFKDSLDLVTKCPTISDQLPIVKRYLDQFKPFANKQELYISVFYPKWRKVKPETPFPASVQRVNPGIRTIADYVNKVEGVAGNALVTIAMALTGFFFYTF from the coding sequence ATGATTCAACTTACTGAAAACGAACTCGGTATACTTGACGCTATTGCGATGCAGCTTCAGGTAGATACTGACGATCTTTTCAAGCTGATAAAGTTCGAAAGCAAATGGAACCCGCAAGCGAAAAACCCTTTTTCATCCGCACGCGGGTTGATACAATTCACGGACAAGACAGCGGCCGCTCTAGGCTTTAAAGACTCGCTGGACCTGGTGACTAAATGCCCGACAATCAGCGATCAGCTGCCGATTGTGAAACGATACCTGGATCAATTCAAACCGTTTGCCAATAAGCAGGAGCTTTATATATCGGTATTCTATCCGAAGTGGCGGAAGGTCAAGCCGGAAACACCATTCCCCGCTTCGGTTCAACGGGTTAATCCCGGAATCCGAACTATTGCGGATTACGTGAATAAAGTTGAAGGTGTCGCCGGTAATGCTCTGGTAACAATTGCTATGGCATTGACCGGTTTTTTTTTCTATACATTTTAA